A genomic region of Raphanus sativus cultivar WK10039 chromosome 6, ASM80110v3, whole genome shotgun sequence contains the following coding sequences:
- the LOC130495688 gene encoding uncharacterized protein LOC130495688 translates to MKFRGHTASWWKQVNVTRHRNGKAPINSWEKLKKHLRATFFPHNYDRTVYNRLQNLRQGSRSVDDYAEEFSLLLTRTDIFDSPEQLVARFIGGLRSQLQTAMAQFDPMTIAEAHRRAATFEQQQKTSSWSNQSNRSRTSGSTATPAQAKEAESSSQANRPATQPEDQNLRRSTRPATIKCYGCGETGHRLSACPNQTRRGLLADDTKEDQTPVYDSYEDEDDIDNANKVLTTTGDTGHLLVVRRSCTIPRRQDEQWLRTNIFKSTCTIRGRVCTFIIDSGSSRNIISDDAVNKLGLIREHHPAPYSLGWITESSSMRVTQRVLVPFSIGPHYKDHTYFDIASMDISHLIFGCPWEFDRKIIHDELQTEGFALALFPASDSRVSTLQPAPLLSAVLGEFEDVFPAELPQGLPPLRSIQHHIDLIRIRPGDEWKTAFKTREGLFEWLVMPFGLSNAPSTFMRIMNQALTPFIGRFVVLYFDDILIFSASLEDHKDHLRKVLTVLRSEQLFAAKQKCEFGVSQVLFLGYVISDQGLSVDASKIEAVRSWPIPKTVSEVRSFHEDATKAFALIKQKLTSAPILVLPDFSATFELHCDASKIGIGAVLSQNGRPVAFYSEKLAGARGRYSTYDVEFYAIVQAIKHWRHYLVHREFVLFTDHDALRHLDSQAKVSARHAAWISYLQQFTFAIRHQSGKTNRVAVALSRRHGLLTTLHSTVPGFAVFADLYPTDPFFSRYFQKHRRVHTRITPCRMVTCSKRRSYVFQSTVFVCK, encoded by the exons ATGAAGTTTCGTGGGCACACAGCATCATGGTGGAAACAAGTTAACGTGACTCGTCACCGTAACGGCAAGGCACCCATTAATTCGTGGGAAAAGCTGAAAAAGCATCTCCGTGCTACCTTTTTCCCGCATAACTATGACCGAACCGTCTATAACCGTTTACAGAACCTACGACAAGGGTCAAGGTCTGTTGACGACTATGCAGAGGAGTTCTCCCTATTGCTCACACGAACGGATATCTTTGATAGTCCAGAGCAACTCGTGGCAAGGTTCATCGGTGGTCTCCGATCACAGTTGCAGACAGCAATGGCGCAATTTGATCCTATGACGATCGCTGAGGCTCACCGACGAGCAGCTACTTTCGAACAGCAACAGAAGACTTCGAGTTGGAGCAACCAGTCCAATCGCTCGCGCACCTCCGGGTCCACTGCTACACCTGCACAAGCTAAGGAAGCAGAATCTTCTTCTCAGGCGAACCGTCCTGCAACACAGCCAGAGGATCAGAATTTGAGGCGTTCTACACGCCCTGCTACTATCAAATGCTATGGTTGTGGCGAAACTGGGCACCGTTTGTCCGCTTGTCCTAATCAGACACGTCGGGGTTTACTTGCTGATGACACAAAAGAAGATCAAACTCCTGTGTATGACTCGTACGAGGATGAGGATGATATCGATAACGCCAATAAGGTTCTTACAACGACGGGCGATACAGGGCATTTATTGGTGGTCCGTCGTTCCTGCACAATTCCTCGTCGCCAAGATGAACAGTGGCTCCgaacaaatatttttaagtcAACCTGCACCATCAGAGGGCGTGTGTGTACGTTCATCATCGACTCGGGCAGTTCGCGGAACATTATATCTGACGATGCAGTCAATAAACTAGGTTTGATTCGCGAACATCATCCTGCTCCTTACTCGCTCGGTTGGATAACAGAATCTAGCAGCATGCGTGTCACTCAACGAGTTCTAGTTCCCTTCTCTATTGGTCCTCATTATAAGGATCACACATATTTTGACATCGCATCAATGGATATTAGCCATCTGATATTTGGGTGTCCTTGGGAGTTCGATAGAAAGATCATTCACGATG AACTACAAACGGAGGGCTTCGCACTGGCTTTATTCCCTGCTTCTGATTCCCGTGTGTCCACACTTCAGCCAGCTCCACTTTTGTCTGCGGTACTTGGTGAATTCGAGGATGTGTTCCCTGCGGAATTGCCTCAAGGCTTGCCTCCCCTACGCTCGATCCAGCATCATATTGATCTG atcCGTATTAGGCctggagatgagtggaagacggCGTTTAAGACGAGAGAAGGTCTATTTGAATGGCTTGTCATGCCGTTTGGATTATCTAATGCGCCAAGCACGTTCATGAGGATCATGAATCAGGCCTTGACACCTTTTATTGGTCGCTTTGTTGTCCTCTACTTCGACGATATCCTTATTTTCAGTGCATCGTTAGAAGATCATAAGGACCACTTGCGCAAAGTGTTGACAGTGCTACGCTCCGAACAACTCTTCGCTGCAAAACAGAAGTGTGAATTTGGTGTTTCTCAGGTCCTTTTTCTCGGATATGTGATCTCTGATCAAGGCTTGTCAGTTGACGCTAGTAAGATAGAGGCTGTGCGGTCATGGCCCATTCCGAAGACGGTGTCAGAGGTGCGAAGCTTTCATG AGGACGCGACAAAGGCTTTCGCACTCATCAAACAGAAGCTCACATCGGCTCCTATTCTGGTTTTACCGGATTTCTCTGCCACCTTCGAGCTTCATTGCGACGCCTCTAAGATCGGCATTGGGGCTGTACTTAGCCAAAACGGGAGACCAGTGGCGTTTTACAGTGAGAAACTTGCAGGCGCGCGTGGACGTTACAGCACTTACGATGTTGAGTTTTACGCGATTGTGCAGGCTATTAAGCACTGGCGTCACTATCTCGTCCATCGGGAGTTTGTTCTCTTTACCGACCATGACGCTCTGCGCCATCTTGATAGCCAGGCAAAGGTTTCAGCTCGCCATGCTGCTTGGATTTCTTATTTGCAGCAATTTACTTTTGCAATACGGCATCAGTCGGGAAAGACGAACAGAGTTGCAGTCGCCCTAAGCAGGAGACACGGGTTGTTAACTACACTCCATTCGACGGTGCCTGGCTTTGCTGTGTTCGCTGATTTGTATCCCACAGATCCTTTTTTCTCCAGATATTTTCAGAAACATCGCAGGGTCCATACTCGGATTACACCTTGCAGGATGGTTACTTGTTCAAAGCGACGAAGCTATGTGTTCCAGAGTACAGTCTTCGTCTGCAAATAA
- the LOC108813279 gene encoding F-box protein At2g16365: MSEHGMIIEGKKMSKASSVQGHESACLGRWTQLGNEVKFHDQSKDLIKPEDKRPDQEVLPFPMFKVSQKRNRIKSDVGSSSKAVVGGNRMSWMNAQGDKEKFSSSNHLDFPVQEKTTQNLLELMRPVRFYATVDSVQRVSGEINLPEEDGHQLLKGSMKLKGKIFGGYLDLFPNVDHQYRGGVRLQSLESSKDTEEDGPRQNESSAETDILEMDKLQTIHLSGSISSSSTKGKGRRGDSAIPRTEIPDMNEEPPLVPDGENSVDGHQGETSNSATLSMNVDHFLSRDCKRVRLEPEMEPSSRWVKRLKTTAASDSSGHGETKSLMKNEVASPGQKGNNNNKLFLEILKSGINNLQPRNQEPVTPEINQGGEDVTLQHPWIQRWCKKKANQPEGQQEVNFEPENQKELEKKQYPSIAAMALMGKALSGLNPYGLKKTGSLMVWNARDLR, encoded by the exons CAGTCCAAGGTCATGAATCTGCTTGCTTAGGTCGTTGGACTCAGTTAGGTAATGAAGTGAAGTTTCATGATCAGTCCAAGGACTTGATCAAGCCTGAAGATAAAAGACCTGACCAAGAGGTATTGCCGTTTCCTATGTTCAAGGTTTCTCAGAAGAGAAATCGTATCAAAAGCGATGTGGGTTCAAGCTCAAAAGCTGTGGTGGGTGGTAATAGAATGTCCTGGATGAATGCGCAAGGAGACAAAGAGAAGTTCAGTTCCAGTAACCATCTTGATTTCCCAGTTCAAGAAAAGACTACACAGAACCTGCTAGAGTTGATGAGACCGGTGAGGTTTTACGCAACGGTTGATTCGGTTCAACGAGTCTCGGGAGAGATCAACTTGCCAGAGGAAGATGGTCATCAGCTACTGAAGGGTTCCATGAAACTGAAAGGGAAGATTTTTGGTGGCTATCTTGATCTGTTTCCTAACGTAGATCACCAATATAGAGGTGGAGTAAGGCTGCAGTCTCTAGAAAGCTCAAAGGACACCGAGGAAGATGGGCCGAGACAAAATGAATCATCTGCAGAGACTGATATCTTGGAAATGGATAAACTTCAGACAATACATCTTTCAG GCTCtatttcatcatcatcaactaAG GGCAAAGGAAGAAGAGGCGATTCAGCCATTCCTAGAACTGAAATACCTGACATGAATGAAGAGCCTCCTCTAGTTCCGGATGGAGAGAACTCAGTAGATGGGCACCAAGGTGAAACAAGCAACTCGGCTACTCTAAGTATGAACGTGGATCACTTTCTGTCAAGAGACTGCAAACGAGTGCGGTTGGAACCAGAAATGGAACCCAGCAGTAGATGGGTGAAGCGTCTGAAAACAACAGCAGCCTCGGATTCCAGCGGACACGGTGAAACCAAGAGCCTGATGAAGAATGAAGTCGCATCTCCGGGCCAAAAAGGGAACAACAATAATAAACTTTTTCTTGAAATCTTGAAGTCTGGGATCAACAATCTCCAACCAAGAAATCAAGAACCCGTCACTCCAGAAATTAACCAGGGAGGAGAAGACGTTACGCTTCAGCATCCATGGATCCAGAGGTGGTGCAAGAAGAAAGCTAATCAACCAGAAGGGCAACAAGAAGTTAACTTTGAGCCAGAGAACCAAAAGGAGTTGGAGAAGAAACAGTATCCGAGTATTGCAGCCATGGCACTGATGGGGAAGGCTCTGAGTGGTTTAAACCCTTATGGTCTTAAAAAGACCGGTTCTCTCATGGTTTGGAATGCTCGGGATTTAAGGTAG